The Kwoniella shandongensis chromosome 8, complete sequence genome contains the following window.
CAAGCTGCTTTGGCtagagagaaggagattaTGAGTGATTATCcaggatgggaggtgagtttgtgtcTACGCTCGAATCTGAACCCCTTCCATGATCGATGGCTTGAGGGAAGTTACACGAGTTCCTCGATGTTTCCGATTTTTTCGCTCGGAGTACACGTTCAGATCTGTAACAGTGATATAGCGATACTGACGTTTCTATCGTCTACAGGTCGGCAAGAGCTCCTACAACTCTTCACGATATACACCAAACACCATTGTTGTTCTTTAGGCGGGGACGAGTGGCGGGCCAGGGACGGTGTAGGATTGAAGACTCGACAGTTGAAGAGATGTATCAGCATTGCATTAGCAAAGAGGAGCGCGCGATCAACTGGACGAGTTGCAAGAGGTTTCGTTGACGGTGACGGTGCTGATGAGGTACGCTGGGGTGATTCGTTGTAAATCAGAACATTCATCAACGGAGAGGACGAATAGCAGGATAGCGTTCTGAAAACCCGTACTGATTGCTCCTATTCATAATGAATATCAACTGTACTGACTAGTACCAGACTCACAGTTCGGTTGTGAACTGACATGTTACACAGTTCCGAGGACTCGCATTCTTGATAAGACTCCTTCACGCAATGTAGACGGACGCGGCGCTCTCAGCATTAGCACCATTCTGATGTTCTCCCTGTTATGCCAGACATTCAACGCTAGATCACTATTCTCGAAACAACCACTGTGGCCGTATCACTCATCAAAGCACTGTGTGACAATATTTGGTGGAACGACCAGTGCAATATGAGCAGCCCAAATGTTGTTTTGTATGAATGCATCACCAATGAAATGGCGGTAAGATATAAAAGTAAAAATAGCGAATACGAAAAGACAGCCCCAAATTCCCCCGATCCAATGTTAGATCCTCCTCCTATGTGCTTGAGTAACGACGCGATTAAGCACCGAAACCGTACAAGGTTCGACCTTGTCTCTTGAGAGCGTAGACGACATCGAGAGAAGTGACGGTCTTTCTCTTGGCGTGCTCGGTGTAAGTGACAGAGTCTCGGATGACCGACTCGAGGAAGATCTTGAGGACACCTCGGGTCTCCTCGTAGATGAGACCCGAGATTCGCTTgacaccacctcgtcgagctaATCGTCGGATAGCAGGCTTGGTAATACCCCTGCAAGGACCAAACGAGTCAGAATATATTTCCAAGTCTGTACGAAGAGGATGTACTCACTGGATGTTGTCACGAAGGACTTTCCTGTGTCGCTTGGCACCACCCTTGCCGAGACCTTTACCGCCTTTTCCTCGTCCAGACATTGTATGTGATGTAGTGTGTTGTGGGTAGGGTGTGAGGTGAGAGAGTTGTAGTGTGTTTGGTTGGTTGGCTTTGGTTGATTTGTGTGGATAAGAAATGAAGAGATTACGGAGCGTGAAGGTGATTACTTATATACCTTGAGATGCATGCTCTGGACGGGGATACGGCGTCATTGTGAAAGGGGGAGTAGCGAGACGcacaaacaacaacagagCAGATCACGGCGTTTCGGAGATATACAACCGCTTAAAGGGGTATATCACGTGATTGATTCCCATTGTTATCGAGATTGTAATGCACCTCGGCAATACAAAGTGTGATTCATCTGTGTTCAGGACGTGCAAGGAGCGTCACTTTATGTGACATGTATCGAGGTGAGGGGGATGGTATGAAGCAGTTCCCTGATCGATAAAGTCCACAAGTATGCAATCGTCATGGCGGCGATGCCAAAGCGACGCGACTTGATCGTTATAATCTTCAGTACTTGTACGTGACACAATGTGCGACGATGTCCAGCGTGATCATGGAACCAAATAAACTTGCTTGTCGACCTCGTTGTCCGAGTTCCCTCAGCGAGACTCAACAGTACAGCTTTTAACGCTCAGGTGTATAAGTCGACTTGCAGACGTAGTATGGTAGCGTAGCAGTGTCTCTGAACAGATTAACAATGCATCGCAAAAGTATTCGTGCTTGACGCTCGGCGATCAGTGCGTAGTCGACCAATGCCACTTTGCCTTCCTCGATCCAGTTGCAatatctctttcttctccctcttgtctTGTATCACTCATCATTACAGTCAGATCTCATACCACAACCATGCCTCCATAATCCATGTCGgtccctcctcccctgcCCGCACTTCCGACGCGCAAATCTACCTTTCCAGCAGGTGACGTACCCAAACGAGCCAATAGCAGCAGCGGAACCTCCacaatccctctccctccccaacCCCCTCCTTTATTGAGAACCAAATCACCTGCCCATCTACCGCTGTATAGGAGGTTGTTGTTCCCTCTTGAtccggtggagaagatccCAAAGATTGTGAtaggagatggagaggagattgaaaCGATCAATGAGCGGTGTGTTttacctcctccatcatcccatATTCAAGCTCAACCCTCGCATCCACCTTTGAGGAGGACAATCACTTCACCTGATGTCTTCTCTTCTATGTCAAAGATAAACATAGCTAAAACATCGATCTCCTGCCCAGCCTACACAACCTCATCGCTTTGACACTCCGTGCCTACATCTTATCATGGTACACCCGCTTCACGCGAGATCgatccctcctcccttctaTCCACAGCACCATCGTCCATCCCGTGCTTTCTCCTATCCTCACCGACGTCTACTCCGACCCTGATAGACTATGCGAATTCATCCTACTAGACTTGCCAACATTACTCTCGACGCATATACGGACATACTGGGAAGCTCGAGCTGCAGTGTCTGTCGGATTGGAGGACGACATTGGAGAAGCTTATCATGCCAGAATACCGCTCCTCTCTGTAGCATGTGAAGACGGACAATATACTCTGTCACCACTATATCTCGCCACGCTTTCTTCGGCCTTACTCCCTCCCGAGCCAAAAGCGCCGGATGTCCAGAGACTCATGGTTCGTGAAGT
Protein-coding sequences here:
- a CDS encoding histone H4 produces the protein MSGRGKGGKGLGKGGAKRHRKVLRDNIQGITKPAIRRLARRGGVKRISGLIYEETRGVLKIFLESVIRDSVTYTEHAKRKTVTSLDVVYALKRQGRTLYGFGA